One region of Flavobacterium sp. GSB-24 genomic DNA includes:
- the gap gene encoding type I glyceraldehyde-3-phosphate dehydrogenase, protein MSKVKLGINGFGRIGRIVFRESFNRDNVEVVAINDLLDVDHLAYLLKYDSVHGRFDGTVEVKEGKLYVNGRNIRITAERNPADLKWNEVDVDVVAECTGIFTTIETASEHLKGGAKKVIISAPSADAPMFVMGVNHETAKASDLVVSNASCTTNCLAPLAKVIHDNFEIVEGLMTTVHATTSTQMTADGPSRKDWRGGRAAAINIIPSSTGAAKAVGKVIPSLNGKLTGMSFRVPTADVSVVDLTVKVAKETTYEEILAVLKKASENELKGILGYTEDAVVSQDFISDKRTSIVDATAGIGLNSTFFKLVSWYDNEYGYSSKLIDLSVHIAGLK, encoded by the coding sequence ATGTCAAAAGTAAAATTAGGAATAAACGGATTTGGACGTATCGGAAGAATCGTTTTTAGAGAGTCTTTCAATAGAGATAATGTAGAAGTTGTTGCAATCAACGATTTATTAGATGTTGATCACTTAGCTTATTTATTAAAATATGATTCAGTTCACGGTCGTTTCGACGGAACTGTAGAAGTTAAAGAAGGAAAACTTTATGTAAACGGAAGAAATATCCGTATCACTGCAGAAAGAAATCCAGCTGATTTAAAATGGAACGAAGTTGATGTAGATGTTGTTGCTGAATGTACTGGTATCTTCACAACTATCGAAACTGCAAGTGAGCACTTAAAAGGTGGTGCTAAGAAAGTTATCATTTCTGCTCCTTCTGCTGATGCTCCAATGTTTGTAATGGGTGTGAACCACGAAACTGCAAAAGCTTCTGATTTAGTTGTTTCTAATGCATCTTGTACTACAAACTGTTTAGCTCCATTAGCTAAAGTTATCCACGATAATTTCGAAATTGTTGAAGGTTTAATGACTACTGTTCACGCAACTACTTCAACTCAAATGACTGCTGACGGACCTTCTAGAAAAGACTGGAGAGGTGGACGTGCAGCTGCAATCAATATCATTCCTTCTTCAACAGGTGCTGCAAAAGCGGTTGGAAAAGTTATCCCTTCTTTGAATGGAAAATTAACTGGAATGTCTTTCCGTGTTCCTACTGCTGACGTTTCTGTAGTAGATTTAACTGTGAAAGTAGCTAAAGAAACTACTTACGAAGAAATCTTAGCTGTATTGAAAAAAGCTTCTGAAAACGAATTGAAAGGTATCTTAGGATATACTGAAGATGCTGTTGTTTCTCAAGACTTTATTTCAGATAAAAGAACTTCAATCGTTGATGCTACTGCAGGTATCGGTTTAAATTCAACTTTCTTCAAATTAGTTTCTTGGTATGACAATGAGTACGGATACTCAAGCAAATTAATTGATTTATCTGTACATATTGCAGGTTTAAAATAA
- the pfkA gene encoding 6-phosphofructokinase, which produces MPKTIKKVGVLTSGGDSPGMNAAIRSVVRTCAYHNIECIGIYRGYQGMIEGDFKEMGPRSVNNIVNKGGTILKSARSVEFRTPEGRKKAHENLVKAGIDALVVIGGDGSFTGGLIFNSEYNFPVMGIPGTIDNDIYGTSFTLGYDTALNTVVDCIDKIRDTASSHNRLFFVEVMGRDAGHIALNAGIGAGAEEILIPEEDLGLDRLLDSLQKSKASGKSSSIVVIAEGDKIGKNVFELKDYVEANLPEYDVRVSVLGHMQRGGSPSCFDRVLASRLGVKAVESLIEGKSNYMVGLKEDKVILTPLEQAIKGKSEIDRELLRVSDIMST; this is translated from the coding sequence ATGCCAAAAACAATAAAAAAAGTAGGTGTTCTTACCTCAGGAGGAGATTCACCTGGAATGAATGCTGCAATTAGATCAGTTGTTCGAACTTGCGCATATCACAATATAGAATGCATCGGAATTTATAGAGGGTATCAAGGAATGATTGAAGGAGACTTCAAAGAAATGGGACCTCGTAGTGTAAATAATATTGTAAACAAAGGTGGAACGATCTTAAAATCGGCTCGTTCAGTTGAGTTTAGAACCCCTGAAGGTAGAAAAAAAGCACACGAAAACCTTGTAAAAGCAGGAATTGATGCTTTGGTAGTTATTGGTGGAGATGGAAGTTTTACTGGAGGTTTGATTTTTAATTCAGAGTATAATTTCCCTGTAATGGGAATTCCAGGTACAATTGATAATGATATTTATGGTACAAGTTTTACTCTAGGGTACGACACAGCTTTAAATACTGTTGTAGATTGTATTGATAAAATTAGAGATACAGCAAGTTCACATAACCGTTTATTCTTTGTAGAGGTTATGGGTAGAGATGCTGGTCACATTGCACTTAATGCGGGTATTGGAGCTGGTGCAGAAGAAATTCTTATTCCTGAAGAAGATTTAGGTCTTGATAGATTGTTAGATTCACTTCAAAAAAGTAAAGCTTCAGGGAAATCATCAAGTATAGTTGTTATTGCCGAAGGAGATAAAATTGGTAAAAACGTATTCGAATTGAAAGATTATGTTGAAGCTAATTTACCTGAGTACGATGTACGTGTTTCTGTTTTAGGACATATGCAGCGTGGTGGTTCTCCATCTTGCTTCGACCGTGTATTGGCGAGCCGTCTGGGTGTAAAAGCAGTAGAATCTTTAATTGAAGGAAAATCAAATTATATGGTTGGACTTAAAGAAGATAAAGTGATTTTAACGCCGCTTGAGCAGGCAATTAAAGGAAAATCTGAAATCGACAGAGAATTATTAAGAGTGTCTGACATCATGTCAACATAA